The following are from one region of the Papaver somniferum cultivar HN1 unplaced genomic scaffold, ASM357369v1 unplaced-scaffold_132, whole genome shotgun sequence genome:
- the LOC113332740 gene encoding uncharacterized protein LOC113332740 isoform X2 codes for MVVASGNPFAKEMAIRKRILNIYNKREEDFSSLREYNDYLEDVEDMTTNLVEGIDVAAIEAKIAQYKEENAEQITLSQARKAMNQSSQGFTGQGQYVPAVAGAMGQPRPTGMAPQPVPLGHDMHGYAVDDEEMMRLRAERGGRAGGWSIELSRKRALEEAFSSIWV; via the exons atggTGGTTGCATCAGGAAATCCTTTTGCCAAGGAGATGGCTATACGGAAGAGAATCTTGAACAT ATACAATAAGAGAGAAGAAGACTTTTCCTCATTAAGAGAATACAATGATTATCTAGAGGATGTGGAGGACATGA CAACTAACTTGGTAGAGGGCATAGATGTAGCTGCTATCGAAGCTAAAATTGCCCAATACAAGGAAGAAAATGCTGAACAGATAACTCTTTCTCAAGCTCGCAAG GCCATGAATCAAAGCTCTCAAGGGTTTACTGGACAGGGGCAGTATGTGCCAGCAGTCGCTGGGGCTATGGGTCAACCTCGGCCAACAGGCATGGCCCCACAACCTGTTCCATTGGGTCATGATATGCATGGTTATGCAGTTGATGATGAGGAAATGATGAGGCTCAGAGCAGAGAGAGGTGGAAGGGCCGGAGGATGGAGTATAGAACTAAGCAGGAAAAGGGCACTTGAGGAAGCCTTCAGTAGCATTTGGGTATGA
- the LOC113332740 gene encoding uncharacterized protein LOC113332740 isoform X1 encodes MVVASGNPFAKEMAIRKRILNIYNKREEDFSSLREYNDYLEDVEDMTTNLVEGIDVAAIEAKIAQYKEENAEQITLSQARKAEELAAALQASKGGVVMQSDATDGAMNQSSQGFTGQGQYVPAVAGAMGQPRPTGMAPQPVPLGHDMHGYAVDDEEMMRLRAERGGRAGGWSIELSRKRALEEAFSSIWV; translated from the exons atggTGGTTGCATCAGGAAATCCTTTTGCCAAGGAGATGGCTATACGGAAGAGAATCTTGAACAT ATACAATAAGAGAGAAGAAGACTTTTCCTCATTAAGAGAATACAATGATTATCTAGAGGATGTGGAGGACATGA CAACTAACTTGGTAGAGGGCATAGATGTAGCTGCTATCGAAGCTAAAATTGCCCAATACAAGGAAGAAAATGCTGAACAGATAACTCTTTCTCAAGCTCGCAAG GCAGAGGAATTAGCAGCAGCTCTGCAAGCAAGCAAAGGAGGAGTTGTCATGCAGAGTGATGCAACTGATGGG GCCATGAATCAAAGCTCTCAAGGGTTTACTGGACAGGGGCAGTATGTGCCAGCAGTCGCTGGGGCTATGGGTCAACCTCGGCCAACAGGCATGGCCCCACAACCTGTTCCATTGGGTCATGATATGCATGGTTATGCAGTTGATGATGAGGAAATGATGAGGCTCAGAGCAGAGAGAGGTGGAAGGGCCGGAGGATGGAGTATAGAACTAAGCAGGAAAAGGGCACTTGAGGAAGCCTTCAGTAGCATTTGGGTATGA